One genomic window of Phoenix dactylifera cultivar Barhee BC4 chromosome 6, palm_55x_up_171113_PBpolish2nd_filt_p, whole genome shotgun sequence includes the following:
- the LOC120111030 gene encoding small heat shock protein, chloroplastic-like isoform X1, whose translation MAAMIAIRRAPVSKLLEKLLVSPARPSAAAGSRLFNTNTRLLDLDDNRSLDVDRRRDDLSGAPRRRGDSSFFPSIFPGNVRDPFTPARSLSQVLNLMDQMLDNPFAAATQGAIGGFRRGWEAREDGDALHLRIDMPGLGKEHVKVWAEQNTLIIKGEGEKETEEEESGRRYSSRIDLPPEAYQIDQIRAEMKNGVLKVVVPKVKAEERKDVFQINIE comes from the exons ATGGCCGCAATGATCGCCATAAGGAGGGCTCCCGTCTCCAAGCTCCTGGAGAAGCTCCTCGTTTCCCCCGCTCGCCCCTCTGCTGCCGCCGGCTCCCGCCTTTTCAACACCAACACCAGGCTCCTCGACCTCGATGATAACCGCAGCCTCGACGTCGACCGCCGCCGTGACGACCTCTCGGGCGCCCCTCGCCGCCGCGGCgactcttccttcttccccagCATCTTCCCAGGTA ATGTGCGGGATCCGTTCACTCCGGCGAGGAGTTTGAGCCAGGTGTTGAACTTGATGGACCAGATGCTGGACAACCCGTTCGCGGCGGCGACCCAGGGGGCGATCGGGGGATTCCGGCGAGGGTGGGAGGCGAGGGAGGACGGGGACGCGCTGCACCTGAGGATCGACATGCCGGGATTGGGAAAGGAGCACGTGAAGGTGTGGGCAGAGCAGAACACGTTGATCAtaaagggagaaggggagaaggagacggaggaggaggagagcggTCGAAGGTACAGCAGCCGGATCGACCTGCCGCCGGAGGCGTACCAGATCGACCAGATCCGGGCGGAAATGAAGAACGGAGTTCTTAAAGTGGTGGTTCCCAAGGTCAAGGCGGAGGAGCGTAAAGACGTTTTCCAAATCAACATCGAGTGA
- the LOC120111030 gene encoding small heat shock protein, chloroplastic-like isoform X2 has product MAAMIAIRRAPVSKLLEKLLVSPARPSAAAGSRLFNTNTRLLDLDDNRSLDVDRRRDDLSGAPRRRGDSSFFPSIFPDVRDPFTPARSLSQVLNLMDQMLDNPFAAATQGAIGGFRRGWEAREDGDALHLRIDMPGLGKEHVKVWAEQNTLIIKGEGEKETEEEESGRRYSSRIDLPPEAYQIDQIRAEMKNGVLKVVVPKVKAEERKDVFQINIE; this is encoded by the exons ATGGCCGCAATGATCGCCATAAGGAGGGCTCCCGTCTCCAAGCTCCTGGAGAAGCTCCTCGTTTCCCCCGCTCGCCCCTCTGCTGCCGCCGGCTCCCGCCTTTTCAACACCAACACCAGGCTCCTCGACCTCGATGATAACCGCAGCCTCGACGTCGACCGCCGCCGTGACGACCTCTCGGGCGCCCCTCGCCGCCGCGGCgactcttccttcttccccagCATCTTCCCAG ATGTGCGGGATCCGTTCACTCCGGCGAGGAGTTTGAGCCAGGTGTTGAACTTGATGGACCAGATGCTGGACAACCCGTTCGCGGCGGCGACCCAGGGGGCGATCGGGGGATTCCGGCGAGGGTGGGAGGCGAGGGAGGACGGGGACGCGCTGCACCTGAGGATCGACATGCCGGGATTGGGAAAGGAGCACGTGAAGGTGTGGGCAGAGCAGAACACGTTGATCAtaaagggagaaggggagaaggagacggaggaggaggagagcggTCGAAGGTACAGCAGCCGGATCGACCTGCCGCCGGAGGCGTACCAGATCGACCAGATCCGGGCGGAAATGAAGAACGGAGTTCTTAAAGTGGTGGTTCCCAAGGTCAAGGCGGAGGAGCGTAAAGACGTTTTCCAAATCAACATCGAGTGA